In Toxoplasma gondii ME49 chromosome VIII, whole genome shotgun sequence, a single genomic region encodes these proteins:
- a CDS encoding hypothetical protein (encoded by transcript TGME49_233470~Predicted trans-membrane domain (TMHMM2.0):511-534:540-560), whose translation MRLQACPGDPRGGAAPICKTTRAYFCEFPFLGVFKRSRSWETSPNWQTGSGAPLRVGQQPTRGWPPRICRGMPRPKQWSLSSCSKDAKQSQTIIWKRCGFNTHDTQSVSQQASAPVSFPAVRGNRGRHREAKVVLPFYSFVVLIACVVSSDALSFEDNRPSPVRPLLRLSRPSMGPVGETPQTRRKTLESSFLPVSTSGRLTVPLTAPGVRPWNSSEQRGRDTFGGSQGENEPVHSCRTFLHSDESVFSEVPPHKGQGDGYPTSLPLRIRRPDYKVLSNIEGEDRFSFSAFRNFFRRLVHSLQSPRKREDAVRRRSGILSCPPTASKMRIASLSSSILEQNGLALYALESMFGSAGALGFGGPCGQWKQQGEHSKEEGEGPCNEEPCDKDGRSVAGKCARGKSGDTGHQEKRQQILNRGFFAACGFPAEGTHPFGASLLSFLKPRMMLSGPPVVTQPGEGVAASCQSNSRSRLSLIPRDYAIINIPVEVALHPVVFQTVCSLAETLRRFERTLMLTATTAATALALGIALPKILQNRDGGWNVQAATAVAVLLLPMFVAMRCTYAAAQ comes from the exons ATGCGTTTGCAGGCCTGCCCAGGTGACCCCCGCGGCGGCGCCGCCCCAATCTGCAAAACAACAAGAGCTTATTTTTGCGAGTTTCCCTTCCTCGGAGTTTTCAAGCGAAGTCGGTCATGGGAAACAAGTCCCAATTGGCAAACGGGCTCAGGGGCACCGCTCCGAGTCGGTCAGCAGCCGACACGCGGCTGGCCGCCTAGGATATGTCGTGGCATGCCTAGACCGAAACAATGGTCTTTATCGTCCTGCAGCAAGGACGCTAAGCAAAGCCAGACAATCATTTGGAAGAGATGTGGTTTCAACACACATGACACACAGTCGGTTTCGCAACAGGCTAgcgcgcctgtctcttttcctgccGTTCGTGGCAAccgaggaagacacagagaggctaAGGTTGTCTTACCATTTTACTCTTTCGTCGTGTTGATCGCTTGTGTGGTGTCCAGCGACGCTTTGTCTTTTGAAGACAACAGACCCTCACCAGTACGCCCTCTGCTGAGGCTGTCTCGTCCTTCGATGGGTCCTGTCGGGGAGACACCACAAACACGCAGGAAGACGCTCGAGTCCTCCTTTTTGCCTGTTTCAACGTCTGGTCGACTGACTGTCCCACTCACTGCCCCAGGCGTTCGTCCTTGGAACTCTAGCGAACAGAGAGGGCGGGACACTTTTGGAGGCTCCCAAGGGGAAAATGAACCAGTGCATTCCTGCCGAACCTTTTTGCATTCAGATgagtctgttttctctgaagTCCCGCCGCATAAGGGGCAGGGGGATGGATATCCCACCTCATTGCCACTCCGGATTCGTAGACCTGATTACAAGGTCCTCTCGAATATTGAGGGAGAGGACcgattttctttttctgcgttccgGAACTTTTTCAGGCGTCTGGTTCACAGTCTTCAAAGCCCGCGTAAGAGGGAAGATGCAGTTAGACGACGTTCTGGGATACTCAGTTGTCCGCCTACAGCGTCGAAAATGAGAAtcgcttcgctttcctcttcgatCTTGGAGCAGAACGGCTTGGCACTGTACGCCCTTGAATCCATGTTCGGCTCAGCTGGGGCCCTAGGGTTCGGAGGTCCGTGTGGCCAATGGAAGCAGCAAGGCGAACACTCtaaggaggaaggcgaagggcCTTGTAACGAGGAGCCATGTGACAAAGATGGCCGGAGTGTCGCGGGCAAATGTGCGAGGGGGAAGTCAGGAGATACGGGACaccaagaaaagagacaacagaTACTGAATCGAG GTTTCTTTGCAGCGTGCGGTTTTCCGGCAGAAGGTACGCACCCTTTCGgagcctctcttctctctttcctgaaGCCTCGGATGATGTTGTCAGGCCCCCCTGTCGTTACCCAGCCCGGTGAAGGCGTGGCTGCCAGTTGTCAGTCGAATTCCCGTTCCCGCCTGTCTCTGATTCCTCGCGACTACGCCATCATCAATATTCCCGTGGAGGTCGCTCTCCATCCTGTCGTTTTTCAAACGGTGTGTTCCTTGGCAGAGACACTGCGACGTTTTGAACGGACGCTCATGCTAACTGCCACCACGGCTGCAACTGCGTTGGCGCTTGGAATCGCCTTACCAAAGATTCTTCAGAATCGTGACGGTGGATGGAATGTTCAGGCGGCCACAGCTGTGGCTGTTCTGCTCCTTCCTATGTTCGTTGCAATGCGGTGTACCTATGCCGCTGCCCAGTAG
- the SRS29A gene encoding SAG-related sequence SRS29A (encoded by transcript TGME49_233450~Gene product name based on ToxoDB Community Expert Annotation.~Predicted trans-membrane domain (TMHMM2.0):20-43) — translation MVRTSLIEHRTGRRVVAAPDRGSLQVCIVFNIALSATIAAMMTSPLSVASMTSPLLTWDGNKVTCHPEKGDVDDWIGLVPQQNEVTFACEGKGVTPVPKNLVNSKSREVCAQGMSANACEKDPRPLSEILKGAQNDWLNGEDLSRGITFRVPKNNFPGLPRIFRIGCRTRSNICMISLHIYAKSAYTSGQVTECAYESNVSLPPVRITPATNHATIVCGPYGGISPLDYKKEFCTGEPHTSCGRQKYADVLPRYTDAWWNGDPSTAEGATLTVPNGHFPKETQTLKFMCLERLDTQPRRCVVTVEIAAGVSGSKPSGGESIPPQAPGTEGSRKEAPNTNNSGGTPTGGGSDDDTTAPGTGSSGTDSRGDLGDGRDQDAKGGMSRGNSESGSNGGATQPSRLLGLPSAVIGTLAAAMFGAV, via the coding sequence ATGGTGAGGACATCCCTTATAGAGCACCGGACGGGCCGGCGTGTCGTTGCCGCGCCAGATCGTGGGTCGCTTCAGGTTTGTATTGTCTTCAATATAGCGCTTTCAGCAACCATTGCTGCGATGATGACATCTCCTCTTTCGGTGGCCAGCATGACATCCCCTCTCTTAACTTGGGACGGCAACAAGGTTACGTGCCATCCAGAAAAAGGCGATGTTGATGATTGGATAGGCCTCGTTCCTCAGCAAAATGAAGTTACCTTCGCTtgcgaaggaaaaggcgTTACTCCGGTCCCTAAAAATCTTGTCAATTCAAAGAGCCGTGAGGTTTGTGCGCAGGGGATGTCGGCAAATGCTTGTGAGAAAGACCCGCGTCCACTGTCCGAAATTTTAAAGGGTGCACAGAACGACTGGCTCAACGGAGAAGATCTCTCCAGAGGGATCACGTTCAGAGTTCCGAAGAACAACTTCCCGGGTTTACCAAGAATTTTTCGCATTGGTTGTAGAACCAGAAGCAACATTTGCATGATCAGTCTGCATATTTACGCGAAGTCAGCGTACACGAGTGGCCAGGTGACTGAATGCGCCTACGAATCTAACGTAAGTCTGCCACCAGTCAGAATAACTCCGGCAACCAACCATGCCACCATCGTATGCGGACCATACGGTGGAATTTCCCCGTTGGACTACAAAAAGGAGTTTTGCACTGGAGAGCCGCACACCTCATGCGGCCGACAAAAGTACGCTGATGTGCTGCCGAGATACACTGACGCATGGTGGAATGGTGACCCTTCGACAGCCGAGGGTGCAACGCTGACTGTCCCAAACGGCCACTTTccaaaagaaacacagacgctCAAGTTCATGTGCCTTGAACGACTCGACACCCAACCCAGGCGCTGTGTGGTGACTGTAGAAATAGCTGCAGGCGTGAGCGGCAGCAAGCCTTCAGGTGGAGAGTCGATTCCACCGCAGGCACCCGGAACTGAGGGTTCGCGCAAGGAAGCCCCTAATACGAACAATTCTGGGGGTACTCCTACTGGTGGTGGCAGCGATGATGACACCACAGCGCCAGGTACCGGTTCCAGCGGCACGGATTCTCGTGGAGATTTAGGGGACGGACGTGATCAAGATGCGAAGGGTGGCATGTCGCGTGGTAACTCAGAATCTGGTTCGAATGGAGGTGCAACACAGCCCTCGCGCTTGCTTGGGCTACCTTCTGCCGTGATAGGAACTCTGGCTGCAGCTATGTTTGGTGCCGTCTAA
- the TPI-II gene encoding triose-phosphate isomerase TPI-II (encoded by transcript TGME49_233500~Product name based on PMID:17449654.~Signal peptide predicted by SignalP 2.0 HMM (probability 0.993) with cleavage site probability 0.173 at residue 48) → MSGSASSVHFCAPPQSPFLLTLFISALCLAPSFFARPSNAFHLAAGSAASLGSANFQRSEQLALKPLSPAAEPSGLAAPAAFVRMTKCTYTAPSPGRHAHLRRAGALDSSASALWAARRGFVGGNWKCNGTTAKTQELVDMLNSAPVSFEQVDVVVAPPSLFISQVQDSLRQPRVQVAAQDSSTQQAYGAFTGELSPKMIKEKNIPWVVLGHSERRAGFGGQPGESNQVVAKKVRAALNEGLSVILCIGETLEERESGQTQKVLSEQLEAVRQAVPEADAWKSIVIAYEPVWAIGTGKTATAALAQETHRDIRNWLAQAVSPKVAEATRVIYGGSVKGSNAKELFEGEDVDGFLVGGASLTGDFVSIIDAAKQQA, encoded by the exons CCTCAGAGCCCCTTTCTCCTCACCCTCTTCATCTCCGCCCTTTGTCTGGCTCCCAGCTTCTTCGCACGACCCAGCAATGCCTTTCACCTCGCGGCCGggtctgccgcctctctcggctctgCAAACTTCCAACGTTCTGAGCAGCTCGCGCTAAAGCCTCTTTCTCCGGCCGCGGAGCCCTCGGGGCTGGCTGCCCCCGCCGCCTTCGTCCGCATGACcaagtgtacgtacaccgcacCGAGTCCGGGACGCCACGCGCACCTCCGCCGGGCAGGCGCGCTGGACAGCTCCGCCTCGGCTCTCTGGGCTGCACGTCGAGGTTTCGTCGGCGGCAACTGGAAATGCAACGGCACGACGGCGAAGACACAGGAGCTGGTCGACATGCTGAACTCCGCGCCAGTCTCCTTTGAGCAAGTTGAC GTAGTGGTAGCGCCTCCCAGTCTCTTCATCTCGCAGGTGCAAGACAGCCTGCGACAGCCGCGCGTCCAGGTGGCTGCTCAAGATTCTTCAACCCAACAGGCCTACGGCGCCTTCACTGGCGAGCTTTCCCCGAAAATGATCAAA GAGAAAAATATTCCCTGGGTGGTGCTGGGGCACAGCGAGCGTCGCGCGGGCTTCGGAGGGCAGCCG GGCGAGTCCAACCAAGTCGTGGCGAAGAAAGTGCGCGCGGCGCTCAACGAAGGTCTCAGCGTAATTCTCTGCATCG GCGAGACACTGGAAGAGCGCGAAAGtggacagacacagaaagtcTTGAGTGAACAGCTTGAG GCTGTGCGTCAGGCTGTGCCGGAGGCGGATGCCTGGAAATCGATCGTCATCGCCTACGAGCCTGTCTGGGCAATTGGGACAGGAAAGACGGCGACGGCGGCCTTGGCTCAAGAGACGCACCGGG acattCGCAACTGGCTAGCTCAGGCGGTGTCCCCGAAGGTGGCGGAGGCGACGCGTGTGATCTACGGAGGTTCTGTCAAAGGCAGCAACGCAAAG GAGTTATTCGAGGGCGAAGACGTCGACGGGTTTCTTGTCGGAGGTGCCTCGCTGACAGGCGACTTTGTCTCCATCATTGATGCAGCGAAGCAGCAAGCCTAA
- a CDS encoding hypothetical protein (encoded by transcript TGME49_233490): MLRRAGGVLPPAVRNGGNGAGRVSGQLTVHRGRRRSFSSLLEIPETNSQYLSHSRGDLNRPEGRRQLFSAATRDLSRSAERMRVRLVSPVPSAGSTTPAALKSKQQAHAARVPRTSFSVSSSPPSPYQLPLLTSSLLPHPSSILQSVQPASSRSLSLSSLQTSSYPLALRSRVLAAAHVQTPRRGDPFPPGTAPEPLSDSSALSSSFSRSSPSRSSAASASSSPFTSCTFESPSVSASPLPSSPFSSSASPVSPPSFEAGPSSASSGSLSPEVPDFLLPFLPSTVGRDRLRRQSDRISTRAALVRRASRLSHVNLTLAIHQLSLEASAAARHAAIAAVQKAIVADRRPTPPRDSVLSSAAESSNASPSIFTVSPSITASVSSASISSESPDLAVPRADGFTGMLSTSLIGTASSRSSASSPCSSPSSLPSSSSSSCGLETRQLSGEVRSSPEVPAEAVQVWGELKELDREEEVSLWRPLLGRLEEIEASVTSTEQVILLDALSRLPPQLLSTCMHAQDQKGAASVSSPALFRDLVLDAARRLMTRLVPHVSELPLAALAIVLRASAVLDLPHSGLLAQVSARLQMETNLDSFQELDSERRAALGPAPTGGLPSEEREKKLPEEETQRAQGGSSSRREGLEGRREMSGNEEGERDQDRNRGRGERRDSYTERGDGTWREEAEKRERNQGAARDQKLGGRGICAVVYGHLALASRGFILDPTAFLLRFLSPQVCATLSPTHAAALATYSRLCLESQLAESLSASPSPPSTVSENACSSGDPNATSHRATDVERDVNSLASPSCFRDTRQLDVAEWRRDRSLLLLRTLRPLLHRLLQIQSGCVSPTSASSSSSRSRAASSSLFSSLLSLSPASLNQPWYTHTAFLQETEEADKDSATVLQTPCFASSLFSPHEEAAAAAFACTYLASFLRLGRQAKDGVCVSDFGFDACTEEQQSAEGWESGVHLARGGGTQCSVARQTGDGEAAPEGKGDARKVEAGARGAETGDADEMRKADPCADVWGVDAGAEESFCLLKRFTDALPTLLGRIGGADAAALFSALHRIGCLDSWTAEALADVMEREMNRLSLASQRYCAPWGERRPGLPAFWNEERLVLPVLLRDSLHFLEEAVAVGTLCRRRRLLQTLAGESDFSAPSSSASDQGKEKGEGEKRDAYGEDDAEETEP, from the exons ATGCTGAGACGCGCAGGAGGCGTCCTCCCCCCTGCCGTCCGGAACGGGGGCAACGGGGCTGGCCGCGTGTCTGGACAGCTCACCGTGCATCGAGGGAGGCGTCGaagtttctcctctttgctaGAAATTCCGGAAACAAACAGTCAGTATCTTTCGCACTCGCGTGGAGATCTCAACCGGCCAGAAGGAAGGCGGCAGCTGTTCTCAGCCGCGACACGCGATCTTTCGCGGTCGGCAGAACGCATGCGCGTTCGTCTTGTCTCACCTGTTCCCTCAGCCGGGTCGACCACGCCTGCCGCTCTGAAGTCGAAACAGCAGGCACATGCGGCAAGAGTTCCCCGCacttcgttctctgtttcttcttccccgcccTCCCCTTATCAACTCCCTCTTTTaacctcttctctgctccccCACCCTTCGTCTATCCTTCAGTCTGTTCAACCTGCCTCTTcacgctctctttctctttcgtcgcttCAGACGTCGTCGTATCCGCTTGCTCTCCGTAGCCGTGTTCTCGCAGCAGCGCATGTACAGACACCGAGGCGTGGAGACCCTTTTCCGCCCGGGACAGCTCCAGAGCCTTTGTCAGACTCAtcagctctctcttcttcgttttctcgatcttctccttctcgctcttcggctGCTTCGGCGTCGTCCTCGCCTTTCACGTCTTGCACTTTTGAGTCACCAtcagtctctgcatctcccTTGCCGTCATCtcccttttcgtcttccgcgtctccagtgtctcctccttcgtttGAGGCGGGGCCgtcatctgcttcttcaggcTCCCTTTCTCCTGAGGTTCCGGACTTCTTGCTTCCCTTTCTGCCTTCCACTGTTGGCCGCGACCGCCTCCGGAGACAAAGCGACCGCATTTCAACACGCGCGGCGCTCGTgcgccgcgcctcccgccttAGCCATGTCAACCTCACTCTGGCGATTCATCAACTCTCTCTGGAGGCGTCTGCAGCTGCCCGACATGCCGCGATAGCTGCGGTGCAAAAGGCCATCGTCGCCGACAGGAGGCCGACGCCTCCCCGTGACTCTGTGCTATCCTCCGCTGCTGAGTCCTCTAATGCATCGCCTTCGATTTTTACAGTGTCTCCCTCTATcactgcttctgtctcttctgcttcgatCTCTTCAGAGTCACCAGACCTGGCGGTTCCTCGCGCCGACGGATTCACTGGAATGCTCTCAACGTCTCTAATAGGCACTGCTTCCTCGcggtcttctgcttcttctccatgctcgtctccttcttctctaccttcttcttcatcttcttcgtgcGGCTTGGAGACCAGGCAGCTTTCAGGAGAGGTGAGAAGCTCGCCTGAGGTGCCTGCTGAAGCTGTGCAAGTTTGGGGAGAGTTGAAGGAGTTGGatcgcgaggaagaagtgagTTTGTGGAGGCCTTTGCTGGGGCGCCTGGAGGAGATAGAGGCGAGTGTGACGTCGACAGAGCAGGTGATTCTTTTGGACgccctctcccgccttccgCCGCAGCTCCTCTCtacttgcatgcatgcacaagacCAGAAAGGCgcggcctctgtctcctctccagcgCTCTTTCGAGATCTCGTTCTGGACGCCGCAAGGCGACTTATGACCCGCTTGGTGCCCCATGTTTCGGAGCTCCCTCTTGCGGCTCTGGCCATTGTGCTCCGCGCCTCTGCAGTCCTCGATTTGCCGCACTCTGGGCTGCTTGCTCAGGTGTCTGCGAGGCTTCAGATGGAGACGAATTTGGATTCGTTTCAAGAactcgacagcgagagacgcgcagcTCTTGGACCGGCTCCAACTGGGGGATTACCcagcgaagaaagggagaaaaagctgccagaagaggaaacacagagagcaCAGGGAGGCTCATCAAGCCGGAGAGAGGGGctcgaagggaggagagagatgtCGGGCAACGAAGAGGGTGAGAGGGAccaagacagaaacagaggacgcGGCGAACGTCGCGACAGCTACactgagagaggagatggaacatggcgagaggaagcagagaaacgcgaaaggaACCAGGGAGCAGCTCGTGACCAGAAACTCGGAGGCAGAGGCATCTGCGCTGTGGTGTATGGACACCTCGCCCTGGCAAGTCGCGGCTTCATTTTGGATCCGACAGCCTTTCTTTTGcgatttctttctccccaAGTTTGCGCGACACTATCTCCAACGCATGCGGCCGCGCTTGCCACGTACAGCCGGCTCTGCCTCGAGAGTCAGTTAGCTGAATCGCTCtcggcttcgccttctccacccTCGACAGTTTCAGAAAACGCATGTTCGTCGGGAGATCCGAACGCAACTTCGCATCGAGCGACAGACGTCGAACGAGACGTGAACAGTCTCGCGAGCCCTAGCTGTTTCAGAGACACCCGGCAACTCGACGTCGCTGAATGGAGACGAGACCGGagtctcttgcttcttcgaaCTCTGAGGCCTCTTCTCCACAGGCTTCTTCAGATTCAGAGCGGCTGCGTGTCACCcacttctgcttcttcttcttcctcgcggtcTCGtgcagcgtcttcttctcttttttcttctctactttctctgtcgcctgccAGTCTCAACCAGCCGTGGTACACTCACACGGCGTTCCTCcaggaaacggaagaagcCGACAAAGACTCGGCGACAGTCCTGCAAACGCCTTgctttgcttcttcgcttttctccccaCATGAAGAGGCGGCCGCGGCGGCCTTCGCGTGTACGTATCTCGCGTCTTTCCTTCGACTTGGGCGACAGGCGAAAGATGGCGTGTGCGTCTCAGACTTCGGGTttgatgcatgcaccgaGGAGCAGCAATCGGCTGAAGGATGGGAGTCTGGCGTACACCTggcgcgaggcggcggcaCCCAGTGTTCTGTTGCGCGACAAacaggagacggagaggcagCACCAGAGGGAAAGGGGGACGCGCGGAAGGTCGAAGCAGGGGCGAGAggggcggagacaggagacgcagacgaaatGCGAAAGGCAGACCCGTGTGCCGATGTGTGGGGAGTTGACGCTGGAGCCGAAGAGAGTTTCTGTTTGCTAAAGCGATTCACAGACGCCCTCCCCACCCTCCTAGGGCGAATCGGTGGGGCAGATGCCGCTGCCCTCTTCTCAGCCTTACACAG GATAgggtgtctagacagctGGACAGCAGAAGCTTTGGCGGATGTGATGGAGCGCGAAATGAACC GgctctcgctcgcgtctcaGCGCTACTGTGCGCCGTGGGGAGAACGCCGTCCGGGTCTTCCGGCTTTCtggaacgaggagagacttGTTTTACCTGTGCTGCTTCGCGACTCGCTTCACTTCTTGGAAGAGGCTGTGGCTGTTG GAACGCTCTGTCGCCGcaggcgtctcctccagACGCTCGCAGGTGAGTCGGACTTCAgtgcgccttcttcctccgcttctgatcagggaaaagagaaaggggaaggagagaagagggatgCGTACGGTGAGGatgacgcagaagagacggaaccGTAG
- the SRS29B gene encoding SAG-related sequence SRS29B (encoded by transcript TGME49_233460~Gene product name based on ToxoDB Community Expert Annotation.~Signal peptide predicted by SignalP 2.0 HMM (probability 0.706) with cleavage site probability 0.590 at residue 47): MSVSLHHFIISSGFLASMFPKAVRRAVTAGVFAAPTLMSFLRCGAMASDPPLVANQVVTCPDKKSTAAVILTPTENHFTLKCPKTALTEPPTLAYSPNRQICPAGTTSSCTSKAVTLSSLIPEAEDSWWTGDSASLDTAGIKLTVPIEKFPVTTQTFVVGCIKGDDAQSCMVTVTVQARASSVVNNVARCSYGANSTLGPVKLSAEGPTTMTLVCGKDGVKVPQDNNQYCSGTTLTGCNEKSFKDILPKLSENPWQGNASSDNGATLTINKEAFPAESKSVIIGCTGGSPEKHHCTVQLEFAGAAGSAKSSAGTASHVSIFAMVTGLIGSIAACVA, from the coding sequence ATGTCGGTTTCGCTGCACCACTTCATTATTTCTTCTGGTTTTTTGGCGAGTATGTTTCCGAAGGCAGTGAGACGCGCCGTCACGGCAGGGGTGTTTGCCGCGCCCACACTGATGTCGTTCTTGCGATGTGGCGCTATGGCATCGGATCCCCCTCTTGTTGCCAATCAAGTTGTCACCTGCCCAGATAAAAAATCGACAGCCGCGGTCATTCTCACACCGACGGAGAACCACTTCACTCTCAAGTGCCCTAAAACAGCGCTCACAGAGCCTCCCACTCTTGCGTACTCACCCAACAGGCAAATCTGCCCAGCGGGTACTACAAGTAGCTGTACATCAAAGGCTGTAACATTGAGCTCCTTGATTCCTGAAGCAGAAGATAGCTGGTGGACGGGGGATTCTGCTAGTCTCGACACGGCAGGCATCAAACTCACAGTTCCAATCGAGAAGTTCCCCGTGACAACGCAGACGTTTGTGGTCGGTTGCATCAAGGGAGACGACGCACAGAGTTGTATGGTCACAGTGACAGTACAAGCCAGAGCCTCATCGGTCGTCAATAATGTCGCAAGGTGCTCCTACGGTGCAAACAGCACTCTTGGTCCTGTCAAGTTGTCTGCGGAAGGACCCACTACAATGACCCTCGTGTGCGGGAAAGATGGAGTCAAAGTTCCTCAAGACAACAATCAGTACTGTTCCGGGACGACGCTGACTGGTTGCAACGAGAAATCGTTCAAAGATATTTTGCCAAAATTAAGTGAGAACCCGTGGCAGGGTAACGCTTCGAGTGATAATGGTGCCACGCTAACGATCAACAAGGAAGCATTTCCAGCCGAGTCAAAAAGCGTCATTATTGGATGCACAGGGGGATCGCCTGAGAAGCATCACTGTACCGTGCAACTGGAGTTTGCCGGGGCTGCAGGGTCAGCAAAATCGTCTGCGGGAACAGCCAGTCACGTTTCCATTTTCGCCATGGTGACCGGACTTATTGGCTCTATCGCAGCTTGTGTCGCGTGA
- the SRS29C gene encoding SAG-related sequence SRS29C (encoded by transcript TGME49_233480~Gene product name based on ToxoDB Community Expert Annotation.~Signal peptide predicted by SignalP 2.0 HMM (probability 0.999) with cleavage site probability 0.559 at residue 29) has protein sequence MATRASLARQKTGAACLAVLTASPSVVAAKPWKRWVGVSVILASAFAVGVSAGPPYRYEPEKFTCRPKKGILSQWVSLLYQVQHNITFACEEATPVPTTLISEEHGLMVCAESMTPEECEANPAPLSAFLPGATKEWVTGDSVLTGLKISVPESQYPANAKSFRVGCRHNTKTGNTCMLTIHVEPRDPAVERQEARCSYTENSTLPKIFVTKDSNTMTLACGPHGAPMPESYTENYCSTPDTCDEKPFTSVIPGYLSKWFFGDPKSPLGAMLRIPPEQIPSSPQIIYLGCTGPTDGEGPKYNCTVPVQLGGEDPSEGSRPGGGSGGGKRGGGQGGGGGLAGSDSRQGSARHSLPSGMALSASALLAMTALAY, from the coding sequence ATGGCGACGCGTGCGTCTttggcgagacagaagactgGCGCTGCTTGCCTTGCAGTACTCACTGCGTCTCCATCTGTCGTGGCGGCAAAACCATGGAAGCGGTGGGTCGGCGTCTCGGTGATACTTGCTTCGGCTTTTGCAGTCGGGGTCTCAGCGGGGCCGCCGTACAGATACGAGCCTGAAAAGTTTACATGCCGGCCGAAAAAAGGCATTTTAAGTCAGtgggtgtctcttctgtaCCAAGTGCAGCATAATATCACTTTCGCCTGTGAAGAGGCTACGCCCGTGCCTACGACACTTATAAGTGAGGAACATGGGCTTATGGTATGTGCCGAAAGTATGACACCCGAGGAATGTGAAGCAAACCCGGCTCCACTGTCAGCCTTTCTACCTGGAGCCACAAAAGAGTGGGTTACTGGAGACAGTGTGTTAACTGGATTAAAGATTTCGGTTCCCGAATCTCAGTATCCAGCTAATGCGAAAAGCTTCCGTGTTGGTTGCAGGCACAACACAAAAACGGGTAATACGTGTATGCTCACCATTCATGTGGAGCCCAGAGATCCAGCGGTGGAACGACAGGAGGCGAGATGTAGTTATACGGAGAATTCAACACTGCCTAAAATCTTTGTGACTAAGGACTCCAACACAATGACGTTAGCTTGTGGACCACACGGTGCACCGATGCCAGAGAGCTACACAGAGAATTACTGTTCAACTCCTGACACCTGCGATGAGAAACCGTTTACCAGCGTGATTCCTGGGTACCTCAGCAAGTGGTTTTTTGGCGATCCTAAGAGTCCGTTGGGAGCGATGCTGAGAATTCCTCCGGAGCAGATTCCTTCGAGTCCGCAGATCATTTATCTCGGCTGCACTGGTCCCACTGATGGAGAAGGGCCGAAGTACAATTGCACGGTGCCAGTACAACTAGGAGGTGAAGACCCTTCAGAGGGATCAAGACCAGGTGGAGGTTCAGGTGGCGGGAAGCGCGGCGGAGGTCAGGGGGGTGGAGGGGGTTTGGCAGGATCCGATTCTCGGCAGGGAAGTGCACGTCACTCGCTGCCTTCTGGCATGGCGCTATCTGCTTCAGCGCTGCTTGCGATGACGGCACTTGCCTATTGA